The following are encoded in a window of Providencia rettgeri genomic DNA:
- a CDS encoding MarR family winged helix-turn-helix transcriptional regulator, translating to MRTEQARVFGVISRAAHHYMRWMGEPYGLNAIECLMILHIHQYDASTLEQISTAMVVDKSVTTRGVGKFLEKGWIEKTNSQIDKRAYHISLTSLGHTIVSELNDKLDKWNDYLAADLSEQQTEQLFHSLESLAKRALESSIKDYPFIFGDKIDESE from the coding sequence ATGCGTACAGAACAAGCCCGAGTTTTTGGCGTAATTAGCCGGGCGGCTCACCATTATATGAGATGGATGGGGGAGCCTTATGGACTTAATGCGATTGAATGTTTGATGATTTTGCATATTCATCAATATGATGCTTCCACTTTAGAGCAAATCTCGACAGCGATGGTGGTAGATAAATCGGTCACCACGCGAGGTGTTGGGAAATTCCTTGAAAAGGGTTGGATAGAGAAAACCAATAGCCAAATAGACAAACGGGCTTACCACATATCACTAACCTCACTTGGGCATACGATTGTCAGTGAATTGAATGATAAATTAGATAAATGGAATGATTACTTGGCCGCTGATTTATCTGAACAGCAAACTGAGCAATTGTTTCATTCACTTGAAAGTTTAGCGAAACGCGCACTAGAAAGTTCTATAAAAGATTATCCGTTCATATTTGGGGATAAAATAGATGAAAGTGAGTAG
- a CDS encoding transcriptional regulator, giving the protein MSSIDYNDMEPMVLLSEQVVYDPLKRTLSRGKKSINLTENESCLLKLLLIKTSNKREIMYEIWEKRGTIVTESSYYKLVRQLRQSFKKVELDENLIMTLPRIGILYTGEKSEMPVLSRYQQRPKLYCYIKCFFQKVFIRSF; this is encoded by the coding sequence ATGAGTAGTATCGACTATAATGACATGGAACCAATGGTTCTATTATCAGAGCAGGTAGTTTACGACCCACTAAAAAGAACGTTATCGCGCGGTAAGAAGTCAATTAACCTCACAGAAAATGAATCTTGCTTATTAAAGCTTTTATTAATAAAAACAAGCAATAAACGGGAGATCATGTATGAAATCTGGGAAAAAAGAGGCACTATCGTGACGGAAAGTAGCTATTACAAGCTAGTCAGGCAACTTCGTCAGTCCTTTAAAAAAGTTGAATTGGATGAAAACTTAATAATGACATTACCAAGAATTGGCATTTTATACACTGGTGAAAAATCAGAGATGCCTGTATTGTCAAGATATCAACAACGCCCGAAGCTGTATTGTTATATTAAATGCTTTTTTCAAAAAGTTTTTATTCGTTCATTTTAA
- the sctJ gene encoding type III secretion system inner membrane ring lipoprotein SctJ, which translates to MNILKKLLLIGFIGLLMGCDNQLLLSNLSQRQSNEVLAILQAHGVDAIRKHDNKNGDTIRVSSDNFVIAVDLLQKYNLPSKDPVEIIQAFPGDSLVASPQAERTRLLSLIEQRLEQSLLSIPDVVNARVHVSYPLNGNGTVKPIQKVSSLVTYSGNEDPKMMMNKIKLFLNSSFAETTYDNVSVVIVNRPPLQYQIKSESQNLISPLNLGLIVSMIILLLGTFGFLWKQQTNKKVTTMAIENHSDADIK; encoded by the coding sequence ATGAATATTTTAAAAAAATTATTGTTAATTGGGTTTATTGGCTTATTAATGGGATGTGATAACCAATTATTACTCAGTAACTTAAGCCAAAGACAAAGCAATGAGGTCCTCGCCATATTGCAGGCTCATGGCGTCGACGCAATCCGTAAACATGATAATAAAAATGGGGATACTATTCGTGTTTCAAGTGATAATTTTGTCATTGCTGTGGATTTACTCCAAAAATATAACCTCCCCTCAAAGGATCCAGTTGAGATTATTCAAGCTTTTCCTGGCGACTCGCTAGTCGCATCCCCACAGGCTGAGCGTACCCGTTTATTATCGTTAATAGAGCAACGTTTAGAACAGTCACTATTATCGATTCCTGATGTCGTGAACGCGAGGGTGCATGTTAGCTATCCATTAAATGGGAATGGTACGGTAAAACCGATACAAAAAGTCTCCAGCCTAGTGACTTATTCAGGGAATGAAGATCCGAAAATGATGATGAATAAAATTAAACTGTTTTTAAATAGCAGCTTTGCTGAAACGACTTATGATAATGTTTCAGTGGTGATTGTTAATCGACCGCCATTACAGTATCAAATTAAGTCCGAGTCGCAAAATTTAATCAGCCCACTCAATCTTGGTCTTATTGTAAGTATGATTATTTTATTACTTGGCACATTCGGTTTCCTTTGGAAACAGCAAACAAATAAAAAAGTGACCACAATGGCCATTGAGAATCATTCTGATGCTGACATTAAATAA
- the sctI gene encoding type III secretion system inner rod subunit SctI, which yields MITPISFSAIPTIQDDTAIIRAPTGSFEDKVKQLFAEYTAAVSNEKASLINQANNIDVSNPAKLLEIQNKVGNYNLAMSMISTLTHKSVSAIDTVLKAQ from the coding sequence ATGATCACTCCAATATCATTTTCAGCGATCCCTACTATTCAGGATGATACAGCTATTATTAGAGCGCCTACAGGTTCCTTTGAAGACAAAGTAAAACAATTATTTGCTGAATATACCGCAGCTGTTAGTAATGAAAAAGCAAGCTTAATTAATCAGGCAAATAATATTGATGTTAGTAACCCAGCAAAATTACTTGAGATTCAAAACAAAGTGGGTAATTACAATTTAGCGATGAGTATGATAAGTACGCTAACCCATAAAAGTGTTTCAGCCATTGATACTGTATTAAAAGCCCAATAA
- a CDS encoding EscF/YscF/HrpA family type III secretion system needle major subunit: MAASGIASGIGSVTDNNGKVTSTGEWDGSSFETAGTQDSKWGMMYRASAGLSQRTKIIADELKDTLNNPNVEVDNPLVLGKITALSGNYNMARQLQSNVMKSIKDAAQAIIRNV; this comes from the coding sequence ATGGCAGCATCAGGAATAGCATCAGGAATAGGAAGTGTAACAGATAACAATGGGAAAGTTACGAGCACGGGTGAATGGGACGGCTCAAGTTTCGAAACCGCGGGTACCCAAGATAGTAAATGGGGAATGATGTACCGAGCTTCAGCAGGTCTTAGTCAGCGCACTAAAATTATTGCTGATGAATTGAAGGATACACTGAATAACCCAAATGTTGAAGTGGACAACCCCTTAGTCCTCGGTAAAATCACCGCATTAAGCGGTAACTATAATATGGCGCGTCAATTACAAAGTAACGTAATGAAATCCATTAAAGATGCAGCTCAAGCCATTATTCGTAACGTGTAA
- a CDS encoding PrgH/EprH family type III secretion apparatus protein, translated as MKIMNGEMRDQEILIKLNANLVVIGEEKTYTANVTEEGFTGYSIPSDQEAFTFSIISHDGQIAVDLHAKNRSEIIPIKLQQLVLKELFPFSLKEIDTPWEPSLIAENKRHQPIKAEKTSNKFNKSPHNNKIFAALSLFALIFVGYLCFPKNSQLQKDVQLQAIENILIGSTQKAIVTKDNKNKVLILVQSQRDYDWSMQQLLKTKFRNSFSIKVKNQLEVEIENKISDEIPDLLKIDISNPCSPVIKSLSNQYIDKKNDFIEKLLSSYFSCYTNYTSQVTNIDELIKKSKLGLTESNVKWHKITENNKTVFIIKDSLNDKQTISAITFANSFYQQWGERQIRFSISLANNELAGKSFITNTDGYILLGNNHWTFNLKSL; from the coding sequence ATGAAGATCATGAATGGTGAAATGCGTGATCAAGAAATACTGATTAAACTCAATGCCAACTTAGTTGTGATTGGCGAAGAGAAAACCTATACAGCAAATGTGACAGAAGAAGGCTTTACAGGTTACTCAATACCGAGTGATCAAGAGGCTTTCACTTTTTCAATTATTTCCCATGATGGTCAAATTGCAGTTGATCTTCATGCAAAAAACCGTAGTGAAATCATTCCAATTAAATTACAACAACTTGTTTTAAAAGAGCTATTTCCATTTTCTCTCAAAGAAATTGATACACCTTGGGAGCCATCATTAATCGCTGAAAATAAGCGACATCAGCCTATTAAAGCAGAAAAGACCTCTAATAAATTTAATAAATCGCCACACAACAATAAAATCTTCGCTGCTCTATCATTATTCGCTCTTATTTTTGTTGGCTATCTCTGTTTTCCTAAAAATTCTCAATTACAAAAAGATGTACAACTGCAAGCTATCGAAAATATCCTTATCGGAAGCACTCAAAAAGCGATTGTAACCAAGGATAATAAAAATAAAGTGCTTATCTTAGTTCAATCTCAACGGGACTATGATTGGAGTATGCAGCAGTTGTTAAAAACAAAGTTTCGCAATAGCTTTTCTATTAAAGTAAAAAATCAGCTAGAGGTTGAAATAGAAAATAAAATTTCAGATGAAATCCCAGACTTATTAAAAATTGATATCAGTAACCCTTGTTCCCCCGTCATAAAATCACTATCAAATCAATATATAGACAAAAAAAATGATTTTATTGAAAAGTTATTATCTAGCTACTTTAGCTGCTACACGAATTACACCTCACAGGTTACCAACATTGATGAATTAATAAAAAAATCCAAACTAGGATTAACAGAAAGCAATGTAAAATGGCATAAAATCACTGAGAATAATAAAACAGTATTTATTATTAAAGATAGCTTGAATGATAAACAAACTATCTCTGCAATTACTTTTGCAAATTCATTTTATCAACAATGGGGAGAAAGACAAATTCGCTTCTCTATCTCATTAGCAAATAATGAATTAGCTGGAAAATCTTTTATCACAAACACTGATGGTTATATTTTATTAGGGAATAACCATTGGACATTTAATTTAAAATCACTTTAA
- a CDS encoding AraC family transcriptional regulator encodes MEKKDIAALLENGNLCFSLQDKLVLAVPNDKAATFFYKSPYSNLNISFDKQSIFIANDEVLPCDENPYWSIHSMALSELIEILAVIDTAMGQSFLSKKETYSPNEPVTQEFISLDEELSTNVSIRNVVIDLVIKMHPRFNCWCNVLRKYEAYGMMRFILEAAQSDKNANINQLCARYGVSASYFRQLYRENFNKTAKRKIMSVRMANAILQLIESESSILDVGLEAGYCSASHFTNDLKKELGLTPSEIRHLGANLYEQ; translated from the coding sequence ATGGAAAAGAAAGATATTGCTGCGCTGTTAGAAAATGGAAATCTCTGTTTTTCTTTGCAGGACAAATTAGTTTTGGCAGTACCAAACGATAAAGCGGCGACTTTTTTTTATAAATCGCCATATTCAAATTTAAATATTTCATTCGATAAACAATCTATATTTATTGCTAATGATGAAGTGTTGCCGTGTGATGAAAATCCATATTGGTCTATTCACTCAATGGCATTGTCAGAGTTAATTGAAATTCTTGCCGTTATTGATACTGCTATGGGGCAGTCGTTTCTTTCGAAGAAAGAGACCTATAGTCCAAATGAACCGGTAACACAAGAGTTTATTTCATTGGATGAAGAGCTTTCTACCAATGTATCAATTAGAAATGTTGTTATTGATTTGGTAATTAAAATGCACCCACGATTTAACTGTTGGTGTAATGTTTTACGTAAATATGAAGCTTACGGAATGATGCGTTTTATTCTGGAAGCCGCACAGAGTGATAAAAATGCAAATATCAATCAACTTTGTGCACGTTATGGCGTATCAGCATCGTATTTTAGACAACTTTACCGAGAAAACTTTAATAAAACAGCAAAACGTAAAATTATGAGTGTCCGCATGGCGAACGCAATTTTACAGTTAATTGAGAGTGAAAGTTCAATTTTAGATGTTGGGTTAGAAGCGGGTTATTGTTCAGCCTCACATTTTACCAATGATCTTAAAAAAGAGTTGGGGTTAACCCCTTCAGAAATAAGACATCTTGGAGCAAATTTATATGAGCAGTAA
- the sctC gene encoding type III secretion system outer membrane ring subunit SctC, whose translation MSSKRKGVMLFTLLLLSTYTYSAQSEVFIAQPVAQEKNHDTFVANNIAVGKVFEVVAEQLNKPIILSKLAAQKKVTGNFNLANADEMFKALTRRIALVWYDDGASIYVYDNSEMRSAIIPMHNVSSGQILNYIQRNGIYDERFPVRAQGADSLLFVSGPPLYVELIKAAALYLDKQTQQEEQVSSEVAVISLKHASVTDRSYSLRGQSITVPGMLTVISTLFKDSGNTVEEVVNIQPAKLNTTGDSIDELMDAPIGESELPQKKVIVNRSSGKNALSLVAHPDSNSLIVKGSEEQIRYVKQLVRTLDVRRRQVELSLWIIDITRSELDNLGVNWEVGTFKTGRGAVAFNRSTLSNSQDFLLQIDALSKKGNGHIVSRPVLLTQENIPALFDNNTSFYAKLQGERIATLEQVTYGTMISVMPRISAGHQVEMEVNIEDGAQSHGSDGKASSVEGLPSINRTSINTVARIAKDSSLLIGGYTREQYIENESKIPGLGDIPFVGGLFSSSSVNQQKMVRLFLIQPRLLDENEAWDGRQFSEKTRITQRDSQLHGTVQFLKQYMSDSWQ comes from the coding sequence ATGAGCAGTAAGAGAAAGGGAGTGATGTTATTTACACTCCTTTTACTGAGTACCTACACTTATTCGGCTCAGTCTGAAGTCTTTATTGCACAGCCTGTAGCACAAGAAAAGAACCATGATACATTTGTTGCGAATAACATTGCCGTTGGTAAAGTGTTTGAAGTTGTTGCTGAACAGCTAAATAAACCGATTATTTTAAGTAAATTAGCCGCGCAGAAAAAAGTCACTGGTAATTTTAATCTCGCTAATGCCGATGAAATGTTCAAGGCGTTAACACGTCGCATTGCGTTGGTGTGGTATGACGATGGTGCGAGTATTTATGTTTATGATAATAGCGAAATGCGTAGTGCAATTATCCCAATGCACAATGTTAGTAGCGGCCAAATACTCAATTATATTCAACGCAATGGCATTTATGATGAACGTTTCCCCGTTCGTGCTCAAGGCGCAGACAGTTTATTGTTTGTTTCGGGCCCACCTTTATATGTGGAATTAATTAAAGCGGCGGCTCTTTATTTAGACAAACAAACTCAACAAGAAGAGCAAGTCAGCAGTGAAGTGGCGGTTATTTCATTAAAGCACGCGTCGGTGACGGATCGCAGTTATTCATTACGAGGTCAAAGTATTACTGTACCTGGTATGTTAACGGTGATTAGTACTTTATTTAAAGATAGCGGAAATACGGTTGAAGAGGTCGTCAATATTCAACCAGCCAAACTGAATACAACAGGTGATTCGATTGATGAATTGATGGATGCACCAATTGGTGAAAGTGAACTCCCACAAAAGAAAGTGATAGTGAACCGTTCATCAGGGAAAAATGCATTATCACTTGTGGCTCATCCAGATAGTAATAGCTTGATTGTTAAAGGTAGCGAAGAGCAAATTCGTTATGTTAAGCAACTCGTTAGAACCCTAGACGTTCGCCGTCGCCAAGTCGAATTATCATTATGGATAATTGATATAACACGTTCAGAGTTAGATAACTTGGGTGTTAACTGGGAGGTTGGAACATTTAAAACAGGTCGAGGGGCAGTTGCATTTAATCGCAGTACATTATCTAACAGCCAAGATTTTTTATTACAAATTGATGCATTAAGTAAAAAAGGAAATGGGCATATCGTATCGCGCCCGGTTTTGCTAACCCAAGAAAATATTCCGGCTTTATTCGATAACAACACCAGCTTCTATGCCAAGTTACAAGGTGAGCGTATTGCTACATTAGAACAAGTGACTTACGGAACCATGATCAGTGTGATGCCACGAATTTCAGCAGGTCATCAGGTTGAAATGGAAGTGAACATTGAGGATGGCGCACAAAGTCATGGTAGTGATGGCAAAGCGTCTAGCGTTGAAGGGCTCCCCTCTATTAACCGAACCAGTATTAATACTGTTGCCCGTATTGCGAAGGATAGCAGTTTACTTATCGGGGGTTATACTCGCGAACAATATATTGAAAATGAAAGTAAAATTCCTGGTCTTGGTGATATTCCTTTTGTTGGGGGCTTATTCAGCAGCTCGTCAGTTAACCAACAAAAAATGGTGCGATTATTTCTGATACAACCTCGTTTATTGGATGAAAATGAGGCTTGGGATGGGCGTCAGTTTTCCGAAAAAACACGTATTACTCAGCGTGATAGCCAGTTGCATGGCACGGTGCAATTTCTTAAACAATATATGAGTGACTCATGGCAATAA
- the sctW gene encoding type III secretion system gatekeeper subunit SctW, with product MAITPLSYGNRFSLGVQDKSRASTKANTDDSEEVTRGQGVIDSSSEYASMAMLAASHIRRGNSRKDPEEEWMRFAERILDNHADEKVTRIEGVLNKQLLSPKQLRALLLQFFPDPSDLLMALATLIHRGRLKKEQIAHLDTLHAQLLSEENARSAQAGANVALLAKAFAQKLKQSAGNLRSIYREFISYDGPVIYLYEQWVEEMALQERENMMRYLARALACDLQALPLGDVNISEFGNFFIRVGRLRELQSLDFTFSQKFLMSALFRYQLDINKQPLEKGLSQIFISGLRGQVNFEEKLIDFVNKELRTMHTEMRGRFIQLLLLAFSIIPTAVFPSLEARDELLEFLKFHMSDIVAQENIRK from the coding sequence ATGGCAATAACGCCTCTGAGCTATGGCAACCGTTTTTCGTTGGGAGTGCAAGATAAAAGCCGAGCCTCAACAAAAGCCAATACCGATGACAGCGAAGAGGTAACTCGTGGGCAAGGCGTCATTGATAGCAGCAGTGAATATGCCTCAATGGCGATGTTGGCGGCAAGTCATATTCGTCGGGGCAATTCGCGAAAAGACCCTGAAGAAGAGTGGATGCGTTTTGCAGAACGTATTTTAGATAATCATGCGGATGAAAAAGTCACGCGGATTGAAGGGGTGCTTAATAAGCAATTACTGAGCCCAAAGCAATTACGAGCGCTTTTATTACAGTTCTTTCCTGATCCCAGTGATTTATTAATGGCATTAGCGACATTAATTCACCGAGGAAGATTAAAAAAAGAGCAGATAGCACATCTTGATACGCTTCATGCGCAATTACTGAGTGAAGAAAATGCACGTAGTGCGCAAGCGGGGGCAAATGTTGCCTTATTAGCTAAAGCATTTGCGCAGAAATTGAAGCAAAGTGCCGGTAATTTACGTTCGATTTATCGTGAATTTATCAGTTATGACGGCCCTGTCATTTACCTGTATGAACAATGGGTTGAAGAGATGGCACTGCAAGAGCGCGAAAATATGATGCGTTATTTAGCTCGTGCATTAGCATGTGATTTGCAAGCCCTACCTCTCGGGGATGTGAATATTAGTGAGTTTGGTAATTTTTTTATTCGAGTCGGGCGATTACGGGAATTGCAATCTCTCGATTTTACCTTTAGTCAGAAATTCCTGATGTCAGCATTATTTCGCTATCAATTAGATATCAATAAACAGCCATTAGAAAAAGGCCTTAGCCAAATATTTATCAGTGGACTGCGTGGACAGGTGAATTTTGAAGAGAAGCTTATCGATTTTGTGAATAAAGAACTGCGAACAATGCATACGGAAATGCGAGGGAGATTTATACAATTATTATTATTGGCATTTTCAATTATTCCTACTGCGGTTTTTCCTTCTTTAGAAGCAAGGGATGAGTTATTGGAATTTTTAAAATTTCATATGAGTGACATCGTGGCACAAGAAAATATTAGAAAATAA